Proteins co-encoded in one Methylomonas albis genomic window:
- a CDS encoding DMT family transporter, producing the protein MPANADQPQSKPTLKPNPSQTSRRGLIYMLVACVLFSFMNAGAYAIGLLDTGLPSSMISFIRILTNLLILAIPALIDRKLTGLFGDGRPSLWLRGLFGSTALMLSFAAIARIGPGESAFLTASSGVFVMLLGPLVLGQKNSLLVWLAIIGSFCGVSLLFDVHNSHNLFGQTMALLAGLLSALAYLMVARAGRSNTPQTVIFYFCLVGLVLHALYFVEFGYRLPGTPESWGLLLLVGLSGSGAQHYMTRAYQSAPAALVSSIGYLAPVLSLAWSIVLFEQIPGQTALLGAALILLFGVVLPFLR; encoded by the coding sequence GTGCCCGCAAACGCCGATCAGCCGCAGTCCAAGCCAACGCTTAAACCAAACCCCTCGCAAACCAGCCGCCGCGGCTTGATCTATATGCTGGTCGCTTGTGTGTTGTTTTCGTTTATGAATGCCGGTGCGTACGCAATCGGCTTATTGGATACCGGTTTGCCTTCCAGCATGATCAGCTTTATCCGCATCCTGACCAATTTGCTAATTCTGGCAATCCCGGCGCTGATTGACCGCAAATTGACCGGCCTGTTTGGCGATGGCCGGCCATCGCTGTGGTTACGCGGCTTATTCGGCAGCACGGCCTTGATGCTATCGTTTGCAGCCATTGCCCGCATCGGCCCCGGCGAGAGTGCTTTCCTAACCGCCAGCAGTGGCGTGTTTGTGATGCTATTAGGGCCGCTGGTACTGGGCCAGAAGAATTCGCTATTGGTCTGGTTGGCGATTATCGGTTCGTTCTGCGGGGTATCTTTGCTATTTGATGTGCACAACAGCCATAACCTGTTCGGTCAAACCATGGCTTTGCTGGCTGGATTGCTGTCGGCGTTGGCTTATTTGATGGTTGCGCGCGCCGGGCGCAGTAATACGCCGCAAACAGTGATCTTTTATTTTTGTCTGGTCGGCCTTGTGCTCCACGCTCTGTATTTTGTGGAGTTCGGCTATCGCTTGCCCGGTACGCCGGAAAGCTGGGGATTGCTATTATTGGTTGGCCTATCGGGTAGCGGCGCGCAACATTATATGACCCGCGCCTATCAATCGGCACCGGCGGCCTTGGTTAGCTCGATTGGTTATTTAGCTCCGGTATTAAGCCTGGCTTGGAGCATCGTGCTGTTCGAACAAATCCCCGGCCAAACCGCCTTGCTCGGTGCTGCCCTGATCTTGTTATTTGGTGTTGTGTTGCCGTTTCTACGCTAA
- a CDS encoding ABC transporter ATP-binding protein yields the protein MIQLSGIRRVFQVGEQTVQALNGIDLAIGPGEYVSVMGPSGSGKSTLLNIVALLDQPSSGQYLLNGTDVTRQSDDELARIRRDNIGFVFQFFHLIPRLTAAENIEMPMILAGIDSKQRKQRVWQALASVNLLDRAEHKPNQLSGGQLQRIAIARAMIMQPGILLADEPTGNLDSKSGQDIIELLENLNRQGVTLIIITHDQNIGERAKRQLRIVDGQLAGGTS from the coding sequence ATGATTCAACTCAGCGGTATCCGCCGGGTGTTTCAGGTGGGCGAGCAAACCGTGCAGGCTCTGAACGGCATAGACCTGGCTATCGGCCCCGGCGAGTATGTATCGGTGATGGGGCCGTCCGGCTCCGGCAAATCGACGCTGTTAAACATTGTTGCTTTGCTCGACCAGCCGTCGTCCGGCCAATATCTGTTGAACGGCACCGATGTCACCCGGCAAAGCGACGACGAGCTGGCGCGGATTCGTCGCGATAATATCGGCTTTGTGTTTCAGTTTTTTCATTTGATCCCCAGGCTCACCGCTGCGGAAAATATCGAGATGCCGATGATCTTGGCTGGCATCGATAGCAAGCAGCGCAAGCAACGGGTTTGGCAGGCGCTGGCCTCGGTGAATTTATTGGATAGAGCCGAGCATAAGCCCAATCAGTTGTCCGGCGGCCAGCTGCAGCGCATCGCCATTGCCAGGGCGATGATCATGCAACCGGGCATTCTATTGGCGGACGAGCCAACCGGTAATCTGGACAGCAAATCCGGGCAGGACATTATCGAGTTACTGGAGAATCTGAATCGGCAAGGTGTGACCTTGATTATCATCACTCACGATCAAAACATCGGCGAAAGGGCCAAGCGGCAACTGCGTATTGTCGATGGGCAGCTGGCAGGCGGTACATCTTAG
- a CDS encoding efflux RND transporter periplasmic adaptor subunit, giving the protein MKSKTLLVVALLIALAASILYSRRPQPVEVEVYTLAEGEVRATVANTRVGTVKACRRAYLAPATGGQVAQLLVKEGDKVKQGQVLLEVWNQDLKAQVELQKAQIKASRASADQTCQLAGGAEREAARMTELQKHKNVVSVEQVDKSVTGGKSQRAACRAGMQAIEVTEAQLGVAEAAVQRTLVKAPFDGTVAEVNAELGEFVTPSPPGIPTLPPIDLLDVSCLTVSAPIDEVDAASIKTGMSACVSLDAFPDKRCSGIVTRVAPYVLEKEKQARTVEVEVTLRDPKDLAELLPGYSADIEVLLNQKDHTLRLPAEAILDNHRVLLIDDDNVLREQSFQPGLSNWSFTEVLSGLKVGDKVVTSVGKEGVAAGVTVSVKP; this is encoded by the coding sequence ATGAAAAGCAAAACTCTGCTCGTTGTCGCCTTATTGATAGCCCTCGCGGCAAGCATTCTCTATAGCCGCCGCCCGCAGCCAGTTGAAGTGGAGGTGTATACATTGGCGGAAGGCGAAGTGCGGGCGACAGTGGCGAATACGCGGGTGGGGACCGTTAAAGCTTGTCGACGCGCATATTTAGCGCCGGCGACCGGCGGACAGGTGGCCCAGTTGCTAGTTAAGGAAGGCGATAAGGTTAAACAGGGCCAGGTATTGCTTGAGGTGTGGAATCAAGATTTAAAAGCCCAAGTCGAGCTGCAAAAAGCGCAGATCAAGGCCAGCCGGGCCAGCGCCGATCAGACCTGCCAACTAGCAGGTGGCGCAGAGCGGGAAGCGGCACGGATGACAGAATTACAAAAACACAAAAACGTGGTGTCTGTGGAGCAAGTCGACAAGTCGGTGACCGGGGGCAAGTCGCAACGCGCGGCCTGTCGCGCCGGAATGCAAGCCATTGAAGTAACCGAAGCGCAGTTGGGCGTGGCGGAAGCCGCGGTGCAGCGCACATTGGTAAAAGCGCCGTTCGACGGCACAGTCGCGGAAGTTAATGCCGAGTTGGGCGAGTTCGTGACGCCGTCGCCGCCGGGGATTCCGACCTTGCCGCCTATCGATTTGTTGGATGTCAGCTGTTTGACTGTCTCGGCGCCTATCGATGAAGTGGATGCGGCCAGCATCAAGACCGGCATGAGCGCTTGCGTGTCGCTGGATGCGTTTCCGGACAAGCGTTGTTCCGGCATCGTGACCCGCGTCGCGCCCTATGTGTTGGAAAAGGAAAAACAGGCGCGTACGGTGGAAGTTGAAGTAACTCTTCGGGATCCCAAAGATCTGGCGGAATTGTTGCCGGGTTACAGTGCCGACATCGAAGTTTTACTTAATCAAAAAGACCACACGCTACGTTTGCCGGCCGAGGCAATTCTGGACAATCATCGCGTCTTGTTGATAGACGACGACAATGTGTTGCGTGAACAAAGCTTCCAGCCCGGTCTGTCCAACTGGAGTTTCACCGAAGTGCTGTCCGGTCTTAAGGTTGGCGACAAGGTGGTCACTTCAGTCGGTAAAGAAGGCGTTGCGGCTGGCGTGACGGTCAGCGTCAAACCATGA
- a CDS encoding EF-hand domain-containing protein has protein sequence MSSINSVNSSGSGMMYGGMKAMQKPDPAKMAEDLFSKLDTKGQGYIEKSDLQAALSSVSGSDSSSSSSADDMFSKLDGNGDGKVTQAEMQATLEKMASELDGPFPRMRMQGQGDMPPPPPGGQEGDQGFTKDQLTSISNDLSSSDSKRSELMSDIASNFDAADSNGDGKVTASEARAYEESKNSSTTTAGSSTDAATSTSSASTTDDVDKHFMKQMMQLLHAYGGQDRESEGSNISTTA, from the coding sequence ATGAGCAGCATCAACAGCGTTAACAGTTCCGGCTCGGGAATGATGTACGGTGGCATGAAAGCCATGCAAAAGCCCGATCCGGCCAAAATGGCCGAGGATTTGTTTTCCAAGCTGGATACAAAGGGCCAGGGCTATATCGAAAAGAGCGATTTACAGGCTGCGCTAAGCAGCGTGTCGGGCTCGGACAGTTCGTCGAGCAGTAGTGCCGATGATATGTTTTCCAAACTGGATGGCAACGGCGACGGCAAAGTCACCCAGGCGGAAATGCAGGCGACGCTGGAAAAAATGGCTTCCGAACTGGACGGCCCGTTTCCGAGAATGCGTATGCAAGGACAAGGGGATATGCCGCCACCTCCACCCGGAGGCCAAGAAGGCGATCAGGGTTTTACCAAGGATCAATTGACCAGCATATCGAATGACCTGAGCAGTTCAGATAGCAAGCGCTCGGAATTGATGAGCGATATAGCGTCTAACTTCGACGCCGCCGACAGCAATGGCGATGGCAAGGTCACCGCTAGCGAAGCCAGAGCCTACGAAGAGTCGAAAAATTCGTCGACTACAACAGCTGGGAGCTCGACCGACGCCGCGACCTCAACCTCGTCCGCCAGCACCACGGACGATGTCGACAAACACTTCATGAAACAAATGATGCAATTGCTTCACGCCTACGGCGGTCAAGATCGAGAATCCGAAGGCAGCAATATTTCGACGACAGCCTGA
- a CDS encoding TonB-dependent siderophore receptor, which translates to MISKAKCSPLGQTRSSRDFRDIKPGPLSTAICAGLLALSMPMHTAAAAPDKTASEQTFDFTIPAGSLSDALLQFSETSGQRVLFNADLVRGLNSKGLQGRFAAQQALDKLLSGSGLTPRQTGSGSLTLEKQADRSEPTQNPATLTAVTVIGKSAYEDNDPYNPSYTRRATATATKTDTPLMETPVNIQVIPKAVLNDQQIIQMTDALKNVAGATFSNGSGALSDDIFIRGFRSRTYFRNGLRSGDAYSSVGNRQMANVEQLEVLKGPAAVMYGRMEPGGMVNVVTKRPLNTPYYALQQQFGSFDLYRTTLDATGPLTQDDTLLYRFNGSFESSGSFREFVDKERTFIAPMISWNISPRTQVSLEMEYRHDNLIYDNNTWPFVDGQFIGMARSRNLMEPARVNVEEKLIGLDWSHQFNDDWNIKQRFVANLQDRAENWIMGASDTLTPDNLLARQQYDVRTQDNTYYTTLDVTGHFKTGPLAHTVLMGGDYYRTDIVSNPYIATLAPINISNPVHNSSPITPFSPAGWASNNSADFVGLYAQDQIKLPYGFHVMGGFRYQYVKQWDNLNHTEQPADDDVTPRVGVLWQAQDWLSLYGNYIENFGVSNQWATTLTGKPLQPESAQQWEVGGKFEFFDGKLSATLAYYDITKQNVVTRDPTDVTGNFSIAAGEVRSKGPEVDIRGEMLPGWNLIATYANFDTRVTKDNSGLEGNRLFAVPRNVGSLWSTYDFQQSDLRGLKVGGGISMRDGATDGSSNGYQTAGYATVDLLAAYAWKVEKSKITAQLNVNNLLDKTYFPDAYWSGASSSRTIGTPRSLLGSIKVEF; encoded by the coding sequence ATGATCAGCAAAGCCAAGTGCAGCCCCCTAGGACAGACACGTTCTAGCCGAGATTTCCGGGACATTAAACCCGGACCGCTATCGACAGCCATCTGCGCCGGGCTGCTGGCATTGAGCATGCCAATGCACACCGCCGCTGCCGCGCCGGATAAAACGGCTAGCGAGCAGACTTTTGACTTTACGATTCCGGCCGGTTCATTGTCCGACGCTTTACTGCAATTTTCCGAAACCAGCGGCCAACGCGTACTTTTCAATGCCGATCTGGTGCGCGGCCTAAACAGTAAGGGATTACAAGGGCGATTCGCAGCGCAGCAGGCCCTGGATAAGCTGCTGTCCGGCAGCGGCCTGACACCCAGACAGACCGGCAGCGGCAGCCTGACTCTAGAAAAACAAGCCGACCGCTCAGAGCCCACCCAAAACCCGGCCACGCTGACGGCGGTTACCGTAATCGGTAAAAGTGCCTACGAAGATAACGATCCCTACAACCCCAGCTACACGCGCCGAGCGACCGCGACTGCCACCAAAACCGACACGCCTCTGATGGAAACGCCGGTGAACATTCAGGTCATACCGAAAGCAGTATTGAACGATCAGCAGATTATCCAAATGACCGATGCCTTAAAGAATGTGGCCGGTGCCACGTTTAGCAATGGCTCCGGCGCATTGTCCGACGACATTTTTATACGTGGATTTCGTAGCCGTACTTATTTCCGTAACGGCTTGCGGAGCGGCGATGCTTATAGCTCGGTGGGGAATCGACAAATGGCCAACGTGGAGCAGCTGGAAGTGCTCAAAGGCCCGGCCGCTGTTATGTACGGTCGAATGGAGCCGGGCGGCATGGTCAACGTCGTGACCAAACGCCCGCTAAATACGCCCTATTACGCGTTACAACAGCAGTTCGGCTCCTTTGATCTGTATCGAACCACCTTGGATGCCACCGGACCATTGACCCAGGATGATACCTTGCTGTACCGATTTAACGGCTCGTTCGAGAGCAGCGGCTCTTTTCGCGAATTTGTTGACAAAGAACGGACGTTTATCGCACCGATGATTAGCTGGAACATCAGCCCGCGGACCCAAGTCAGTCTGGAAATGGAATACCGCCACGACAACCTGATTTATGACAACAACACTTGGCCCTTTGTCGACGGCCAGTTTATCGGTATGGCCAGATCACGTAATCTGATGGAACCGGCACGAGTGAATGTCGAGGAAAAGCTGATCGGGCTGGATTGGTCGCATCAATTCAACGACGATTGGAATATCAAGCAGCGCTTTGTAGCCAATCTACAGGACCGGGCGGAGAACTGGATAATGGGGGCGTCGGATACCTTGACGCCGGACAATCTGTTAGCGCGCCAGCAATACGATGTAAGGACTCAGGACAATACCTATTACACGACGTTGGATGTCACCGGCCATTTCAAAACCGGCCCGTTGGCCCATACCGTGCTGATGGGCGGAGATTACTATCGTACCGACATTGTCAGCAATCCTTATATCGCCACGTTGGCGCCGATCAATATCTCCAATCCGGTGCACAACTCCTCGCCAATCACGCCTTTTAGCCCGGCCGGCTGGGCCAGCAACAACAGCGCGGATTTTGTCGGCCTGTATGCCCAGGATCAGATCAAATTGCCTTACGGTTTTCATGTGATGGGCGGTTTTCGTTACCAGTACGTCAAGCAATGGGATAACCTAAACCACACCGAACAGCCGGCAGACGACGATGTCACGCCCAGGGTCGGTGTACTGTGGCAGGCGCAAGATTGGCTGAGTCTTTACGGTAACTATATCGAGAATTTCGGCGTTTCCAACCAGTGGGCTACGACACTCACCGGCAAGCCGCTACAGCCGGAAAGCGCGCAACAATGGGAAGTGGGCGGCAAATTCGAGTTTTTCGACGGCAAACTCAGCGCGACGCTGGCGTACTACGACATCACCAAACAAAATGTCGTCACTCGCGACCCCACTGACGTTACCGGCAATTTTTCGATAGCGGCCGGCGAAGTGCGCAGCAAGGGGCCTGAGGTCGATATTCGTGGCGAAATGTTACCGGGTTGGAATCTGATCGCCACCTATGCCAATTTCGATACTCGGGTGACCAAGGACAACAGCGGCCTGGAAGGCAATCGGCTTTTCGCTGTACCTAGAAACGTCGGCAGTTTATGGTCGACCTACGATTTCCAGCAAAGCGATTTACGCGGATTAAAAGTCGGCGGCGGCATCAGTATGCGCGACGGCGCCACCGACGGCTCCAGCAATGGCTATCAAACCGCCGGCTATGCGACAGTCGATCTGTTGGCCGCGTATGCCTGGAAAGTCGAAAAATCCAAAATCACCGCGCAACTCAATGTCAACAATCTGCTGGACAAAACCTACTTTCCGGACGCCTACTGGAGCGGCGCCAGCAGTTCGCGAACCATCGGCACGCCGCGCTCTCTGTTGGGTTCGATCAAAGTCGAGTTTTAA
- a CDS encoding FecR family protein, protein MPISDSELHQAEQEALLWQARLSSDLITHNQRAEFQQWLTKSPENRAAWQDVNAFWTGLDSLTPADIGLEPAKPVLPFAKPRRLSVKTGLALAASLLLTLTAVYQQLDFYPADYRSSTGQQSEIALSDGSTLLLNTSSAVSVDFSAQQRLVTLQRGEAFFTVAADAKRPFVVKTGAGEVQALGTAFDVKLRDDGEVDVTVFEHAVKVSSADGQIQARLAAAEHLQFGRYHLSAATPVNLSRAGAWHQQRIVFQDKPLSEVAAELERYRPGKILIVSDGIKNLPITGVFGAADTDLALQALEQSLQIKVRKITDRLVLLSAK, encoded by the coding sequence ATGCCCATATCCGATTCCGAATTACACCAAGCCGAACAAGAAGCCCTGCTCTGGCAAGCACGGCTTAGTTCCGATCTCATCACCCATAATCAACGTGCCGAGTTTCAGCAATGGCTGACTAAATCGCCGGAAAACCGCGCGGCCTGGCAGGACGTCAACGCCTTCTGGACCGGGCTGGACAGCCTGACGCCGGCCGATATCGGCTTGGAGCCGGCCAAACCGGTACTGCCGTTTGCAAAACCGCGACGGCTATCGGTCAAAACCGGCTTGGCCCTCGCCGCCTCGCTGCTGCTGACGCTGACCGCCGTTTATCAACAGTTGGATTTTTATCCGGCCGATTACCGCAGCAGTACCGGCCAACAAAGCGAAATCGCACTAAGCGACGGTTCGACGTTGTTACTGAATACCTCCAGCGCGGTGTCCGTGGATTTTTCCGCGCAACAACGTCTGGTGACACTGCAACGCGGCGAGGCATTTTTCACGGTAGCCGCCGACGCGAAACGGCCGTTTGTAGTAAAAACCGGTGCCGGCGAGGTACAAGCACTGGGCACCGCATTCGATGTAAAACTACGGGATGACGGCGAGGTTGACGTCACGGTGTTTGAACACGCAGTGAAAGTCAGTAGTGCCGACGGCCAAATCCAAGCAAGATTGGCGGCAGCCGAACATCTGCAATTTGGCCGCTACCATCTGAGTGCGGCAACCCCGGTCAACTTAAGCCGAGCCGGCGCCTGGCACCAGCAACGCATCGTGTTTCAGGATAAGCCTCTGTCGGAAGTTGCCGCCGAATTGGAGCGCTACCGCCCCGGCAAAATTCTTATCGTTAGTGACGGCATCAAAAATCTGCCGATTACCGGCGTTTTCGGTGCCGCCGACACCGATCTGGCTTTACAGGCCTTAGAACAAAGTCTGCAGATCAAGGTACGGAAAATCACCGACCGTTTGGTGCTGCTGTCCGCCAAATAA
- a CDS encoding RNA polymerase sigma factor, translating to MFKFSPDFATDLIQQHRDELLGFLSHRVSCPDTAADILQDAFFRLTQFESDDQIHNPRAFLYKIVDNLAIDHLRKSQREQARHADEEELLDHADAAPGVERQLYSQQQLEHLKQAISELPPRCREVFILHKFKHNTYSEIMRELGIAENTVLKHIVKALEHCRRRMRELEADGGNQA from the coding sequence ATGTTCAAATTTTCTCCAGACTTTGCCACAGACTTGATTCAGCAACACCGCGACGAGTTGCTGGGATTCCTGTCGCATCGCGTTAGCTGCCCGGACACCGCCGCCGATATTTTACAGGATGCGTTTTTTCGGCTGACTCAATTCGAATCCGATGACCAAATCCATAATCCGCGCGCCTTTCTGTACAAAATCGTCGACAATCTGGCCATCGACCATTTACGCAAGAGCCAGCGGGAGCAAGCGCGCCATGCAGACGAGGAAGAATTGCTCGATCACGCCGATGCCGCGCCGGGCGTGGAACGACAGCTCTACAGCCAACAACAGCTTGAGCATTTGAAACAGGCTATCTCCGAATTGCCACCGCGTTGCCGGGAAGTGTTTATCCTGCATAAATTCAAGCACAACACGTATTCGGAGATCATGCGCGAGTTGGGGATTGCGGAAAACACCGTGCTCAAACATATCGTCAAAGCGCTGGAGCACTGCCGGCGGCGGATGCGGGAGCTGGAAGCGGATGGCGGAAACCAAGCGTGA
- a CDS encoding TonB-dependent receptor plug domain-containing protein gives MVDLLNVHVISNAKKTRVTSASKKAETVANAPTAVFVISNDDIKRSGVTSVPEALRLAPGVEVARANANKWAVGIRGFNGVFANKLLVLIDGRSVYNPSFSGVYWDTQDVMLEDVERIEVIRGPAATLWGANAVNGVINIISKEASKSQGGLLTAGGGSQENGFGALRYGKQLNQDTYGRVYIKGFARDNYKKPDGTGKANDGWDMQQGGFRVDTRFSNRDELTVQGDIYRNTVEQALTIPTLNPPFQENIQNNSNTSSGWNINSRFTHTFSTTAEYNLQFYYDHSKRDDYLVSRQLLDTLNLDFQNSFRVNPKHNALWGLGYRANLDNFESTSLIDITPNKRNTQLYTAFLQDEATLIDETLWLTIGSKFEHNDYSGFEGQPTAKLMWAPSLQQRFWVSFSRAVRTPSRIEQNIHALQGVSLSPQIPLLGGQSLPVAIINNGMPNFKAEVELSYELGYRFTLSNQFSIDIAGFYNDYNNMRSYSVGNSYLSATPSLHLVQPIDFVNLGKASTYGFEVATVWQMTDRWRWDTNYSFLNTSVNNDLLSSTAISPQHSLSLRAVIDPADNVTVDFWLRYTSSSSALDLNNISPGASIQQLNPHVTFDTRLAWKPVPSLEMSIVGQNLLDNRRLEYRDESGFVQPSAISRGVYGKLALEF, from the coding sequence ATGGTCGACTTACTGAATGTCCATGTCATTTCAAACGCAAAAAAAACTCGAGTAACCTCTGCGTCCAAAAAAGCGGAAACGGTAGCCAACGCGCCAACGGCTGTGTTTGTGATCAGTAATGACGATATTAAACGTTCCGGTGTCACCAGCGTGCCGGAAGCACTGCGTTTGGCGCCCGGAGTAGAAGTCGCCAGAGCCAATGCCAATAAATGGGCGGTGGGCATCCGCGGTTTTAACGGCGTGTTTGCCAACAAATTACTGGTCTTGATTGATGGGCGTAGCGTCTATAACCCGAGCTTTTCCGGCGTATATTGGGATACTCAGGATGTTATGCTGGAAGATGTCGAGCGTATCGAAGTAATTCGCGGTCCCGCCGCGACCCTTTGGGGCGCCAATGCGGTGAATGGGGTTATTAACATTATCAGCAAAGAGGCGAGTAAATCGCAGGGCGGTTTATTAACCGCGGGCGGCGGTAGCCAAGAAAACGGTTTTGGCGCTCTGCGTTACGGTAAGCAGTTAAATCAAGACACTTACGGACGGGTTTATATCAAAGGGTTTGCCCGCGATAATTACAAAAAACCCGATGGCACTGGTAAGGCCAATGACGGTTGGGATATGCAACAAGGCGGTTTTCGGGTAGATACGCGCTTTTCCAATCGGGACGAATTGACCGTACAAGGCGATATATACCGTAATACTGTTGAGCAGGCTTTGACGATTCCTACCTTGAATCCGCCTTTTCAAGAAAATATTCAAAATAATTCGAATACTTCATCGGGTTGGAATATCAACTCTCGTTTTACCCATACTTTTTCCACCACGGCGGAATATAACTTACAGTTTTATTACGATCATAGTAAACGTGACGATTATCTGGTTTCGCGGCAATTGTTGGATACTTTAAATTTGGATTTTCAAAATAGTTTTAGAGTGAATCCAAAACATAATGCTCTTTGGGGCCTAGGCTATCGCGCCAATCTGGACAATTTTGAGAGCACTAGCCTTATCGATATTACGCCGAACAAGCGCAACACCCAGTTGTACACCGCTTTTTTGCAGGACGAAGCCACGTTGATTGATGAAACACTTTGGCTGACGATAGGCTCAAAATTCGAACATAACGATTACTCAGGATTTGAAGGTCAACCAACCGCGAAACTGATGTGGGCACCCTCGCTCCAGCAACGCTTTTGGGTTTCCTTTTCCAGGGCGGTCAGAACGCCGTCCAGAATCGAGCAAAACATACACGCTTTGCAGGGTGTTTCGTTGAGCCCGCAGATTCCCTTACTGGGAGGACAATCCTTACCTGTCGCCATTATCAATAACGGTATGCCAAATTTTAAAGCCGAAGTGGAACTGTCATATGAGCTTGGCTACCGCTTTACCTTATCGAATCAGTTTTCTATCGATATTGCGGGCTTTTACAACGACTACAACAATATGCGTAGTTATTCTGTGGGCAATTCTTACTTGTCTGCCACTCCTTCACTTCATTTGGTCCAGCCGATTGATTTCGTCAATTTGGGTAAGGCCAGCACTTACGGCTTCGAAGTAGCCACGGTTTGGCAAATGACGGATCGGTGGCGTTGGGATACCAATTACAGCTTCCTCAATACCTCGGTGAATAATGACTTACTGAGTTCGACAGCTATCAGCCCCCAACATAGCCTGTCGCTGCGCGCGGTTATCGATCCGGCGGATAATGTCACTGTCGATTTTTGGCTTCGTTACACCAGCTCTTCCAGTGCTCTCGACTTAAACAATATTTCGCCGGGAGCCAGTATTCAACAGCTTAATCCGCATGTCACTTTCGATACGCGTCTAGCCTGGAAACCTGTCCCGTCGTTGGAAATGTCGATAGTAGGGCAAAATTTGCTGGACAATAGACGCTTGGAATATCGGGATGAATCCGGTTTCGTTCAACCCAGCGCCATTTCCCGTGGTGTTTACGGCAAATTAGCGTTGGAGTTCTGA